One stretch of Schistocerca nitens isolate TAMUIC-IGC-003100 chromosome 11, iqSchNite1.1, whole genome shotgun sequence DNA includes these proteins:
- the LOC126213338 gene encoding GA-binding protein subunit beta-1-like, which produces MFGGSWTVLHLAAAGGHVAAASCLVGAGAEVDARDSLDQGTPLHRAAMGGHAGVVRLLVGASADLNARDGEGRTPLHWAAEGGHAEAAAELLLAGADRGALDDEGWTPLDLARERGKQQLVDMLTQR; this is translated from the coding sequence ATGTTTGGGGGCAGCTGGACCGTCCTGCACCTGGCAGCAGCCGGGGGTCACGTGGCTGCGGCCAGCTGCCTCGTCGGCGCCGGCGCGGAGGTCGACGCCAGGGACAGCCTGGATCAGGGCACGCCCCTGCACCGGGCTGCAATGGGTGGCCACGCTGGTGTGGTGCGGCTGCTGGTCGGCGCCTCTGCTGACCTCAACGCCAGGGATGGGGAGGGGCGGACGCCGCTGCACTGGGCGGCAGAGGGGGGCCACGCAGAGGCGGCGGCTGAGCTCCTCCTGGCGGGGGCGGACAGGGGGGCCCTGGATGACGAAGGCTGGACCCCCCTGGACCTCGCCAGGGAGAGGGGAAAGCAGCAGCTGGTGGATATGCTGACACAACGCTGA